A part of Macadamia integrifolia cultivar HAES 741 unplaced genomic scaffold, SCU_Mint_v3 scaffold741, whole genome shotgun sequence genomic DNA contains:
- the LOC122069863 gene encoding L-type lectin-domain containing receptor kinase IV.2-like, producing the protein MFFIKYMLFFLLLCRFVASQQEDAAFTYNGFRRVSMSLDGLAQITENGLLMLVNTSLAQVGHAFYPQPIRFMNSSSGNVFSFSTTFVFALFSEFATLGGPGIMLVIAPSRSFPGALSSGYMGLFNTTNVGNSSNHVVGVELDTFQNIQFNDIDDNHVGIDINHLRSVQAAPASYFSDEENRRVSLNLYSGHPLQLWVEYDGTKKQLNVTLAPINVPKPTIPLLSLNIDLSQTMVDHPMFVGFTSCASAVKAPQYVLGWSFKMNGQAKELSLSQLPKLPRMGPKTRPRIFSIGFPVIGASLVFMSIFIIQFIVARKKKFAEVLEDWELEYGPHRFKYKDLYIATEGFHDKEHLGAGGFGKVYKGVLPTSKEVAVKRVSHDSRQGVREFIAEIISIGKLQHRNIVTLLGYCRRKGELLLVYDFMPNGSLDKFLFHHKSTATEIKLSWNQRFQIIKNVASALLYLHEEWDQVVVHRDIKSSNIMLDGELNGRLGDFGLAKLYDHGGDPKTTHVVGTFGYVAPEFARTGKVNPSVDVFAFGVLLLEVACGRRPIEAQASEECIELVEWVISSWNRGAILETVDPKLEMNYEVEEMEKVLKLGLLCSQSDSTARPCMRQVVRYLEGEIPLPELPSLTSESIGDVSFWCPYLGSGRRPPSSDADSLFSGGR; encoded by the coding sequence ATGTTCTTCATCAAGTACATgctgttttttcttctcctttgcaGATTTGTAGCATCACAACAGGAAGATGCTGCTTTCACCTACAATGGCTTTCGACGAGTTAGCATGAGCTTGGATGGCTTGGCCCAGATTACAGAGAATGGTCTCCTAATGTTGGTAAACACCAGTTTGGCACAGGTGGGTCATGCCTTCTATCCCCAGCCGATTCGCTTCATGAATTCCTCAAGTGGTAATGTTTTCTCCTTCTCTACTACTTTTGTATTCGCCTTGTTCTCTGAGTTTGCAACACTAGGAGGTCCTGGAATCATGTTGGTGATCGCACCCTCAAGAAGCTTTCCTGGTGCTTTGTCAAGCGGCTATATGGGCCTCTTCAACACTACTAACGTCGGTAACTCATCCAACCATGTAGTTGGAGTCGAGTTGGATACCTTCCAAAACATTCAGTTTAATGATATTGATGATAACCACGTCGGTATTGATATTAACCACTTGAGATCTGTTCAAGCTGCTCCGGCATCTTATTTTAGTGATGAGGAAAATCGACGCGTTAGCCTCAACCTTTACAGTGGACACCCTTTGCAACTTTGGGTGGAATATGATGGTACAAAGAAGCAACTTAATGTGACATTAGCTCCTATTAATGTCCCAAAACCAACGATTCCACTCTTGTCTTTGAACATTGATCTTTCTCAGACCATGGTAGATCATCCCATGTTCGTGGGCTTCACATCATGTGCTTCGGCCGTGAAAGCACCTCAATATGTGTTGGGGTGGAGCTTTAAGATGAACGGCCAAGCaaaagaactctctctctcccaacttCCTAAGCTTCCTCGAATGGGACCTAAAACAAGGCCTAGAATTTTTAGCATTGGATTTCCAGTGATCGGTGCTAGTTTAGTGTTCATGTCAATCTTCATCATCCAATTTATTgtagcaaggaagaagaagttcgcagaagttcttgaagattggGAACTTGAATATGGACCTCACAGATTCAAATATAAAGACCTCTACATTGCAACCGAGGGATTTCATGACAAGGAGCATCTTGGTGCAGGTGGCTTTGGTAAAGTCTACAAAGGTGTGTTACCCACTTCAAAAGAAGTTGCAGTGAAGAGAGTCTCACATGATTCAAGACAAGGGGTGAGGGAATTTATTGCTGAGATCATCAGCATTGGTAAACTGCAGCATCGAAACATAGTAACACTCTTGGGGTATTGCCGACGTAAAGGAGAGCTCCTTCTAGTCTATGATTTCATGCCCAATGGGAGTCTAGACAAGTTCCTCTTTCATCATAAATCCACAGCAACAGAGATAAAATTGAGTTGGAACCAAAGAtttcaaataattaaaaatgtgGCATCCGCGTTACTTTATCTTCATGAAGAATGGGACCAAGTAGTGGTTCACAGAGACATCAAGTCCAGCAATATCATGTTAGATGGAGAGCTGAACGGAAGATTGGGAGATTTTGGGCTCGCAAAATTATATGATCATGGAGGGGATCCTAAAACCACCCATGTGGTGGGGACTTTTGGTTATGTTGCACCAGAATTTGCAAGAACCGGCAAAGTAAATCCTAGTGTTGATGTGTTCGCATTTGGGGTCCTTTTGCTAGAGGTCGCTTGTGGTAGAAGGCCTATAGAGGCACAAGCATCAGAAGAATGTATTGAATTGGTGGAATGGGTGATCTCAAGTTGGAACCGAGGCGCGATTCTTGAAACTGTGGATCCCAAATTGGAAATGAATTATGAAGTAGAGGAAATGGAGAAGGTGTTAAAACTTGGATTGCTTTGCTCTCAGTCTGATTCTACTGCAAGACCATGTATGCGACAAGTTGTCCGTTATTTGGAGGGAGAGATTCCACTACCAGAGCTGCCGTCTCTGACTTCAGAAAGTATTGGTGATGTCTCCTTTTGGTGTCCTTATCTTGGGAGTGGAAGGAGGCCACCATCATCGGATGCAGATTCTCTATTCTCTGGAGGGCGTTGA
- the LOC122069857 gene encoding L10-interacting MYB domain-containing protein-like encodes MDHGKGIEGGMKGGPKESYCWSEERIKLLIDIAIDYSRKGYKLNTSFTKDGWAHILRDYNKKCDKQIAMQQLKNRWNVLKAMWVAWVALKNTGWGWNAALGTVDPPSKEHWNAYVKKHVHGKHFKHAPLHNEEELRELFYAVAADGEGAICTYEDHPLLPSPKGVTASNSAALNLDADDSNDDDDDDDDDILPDEVLNMKKKKKQKSKRSIGSSSKRSKSVDNDDVGETLKRILALEEQRRAKMIGVTKDTTLKEAVQILNSLEGIELGSDHHVLALEVLEDRSKREMFITMHESARIPWLLRAIQRKTREDPGSLI; translated from the exons ATGGATCATGGAAAGGGGATTGAAGGAGGTATGAAGGGTGGTCCGAAAGAATCATATTGTTGGTCTGAGGAGAGGATAAAGTTACTAATAGATATTGCTATAGATTATTCACGCAAAGGGTACAAGCTCAATACTTCTTTCACGAAGGATGGTTGGGCGCACATATTGAGAGACTACAACAAAAAGTGCGACAAGCAAATAGCCATGCAACAACTCAAGAATAGATGGAACGTTTTGAAAGCTATGTGGGTTGCATGGGTGGCTTTGAAAAACACTGGTTGGGGGTGGAACGCGGCTTTGGGGACTGTTGATCCACCTAGTAAAGAACATTGGAATGCTTATGTAAAG AAACATGTTCACGGCAAACATTTCAAGCATGCCCCGTTGCATAATGAAGAAGAACTACGGGAGTTGTTCTATGCTGTTGCAGCTGATGGTGAAGGTGCAATTTGCACCTATGAAGATCACCCACTGCTACCCTCACCAAAAGGGGTGACAGCTTCTAACAGTGCAGCATTAAACTTGGATGCCGATGactcaaatgatgatgatgatgatgatgatgatgatatcttGCCAGATGAGGTTTTaaatatgaagaagaaaaagaagcagaaaAGCAAGAGATCTATAGGGTCATCATCCAAGAGGTCAAAGAGTGTCGATAATGATGATGTTGGTGAAACACTTAAAAGAATACTTGCTCTAGAAGAGCAGAGGAGAGCAAAGATGATTGGAGTTACGAAAGATACTACTCTTAAGGAGGCAGTTCAGATTCTTAATTCATTGGAGGGAATTGAGCTTGGAAGTGACCACCACGTGTTAGCTTTGGAGGTGCTTGAGGACCGAAGCAAAAGAGAGATGTTCATTACAATGCATGAATCGGCTCGCATACCATGGCTTCTTAGAGCAATTCAAAGGAAAACTAGAGAGGATCCTGGATCTCTTATTTGA
- the LOC122069856 gene encoding uncharacterized protein LOC122069856, translated as MADGTCFGQLESVKLLNKTTAAHNERLNSLRSTITVQQQSTLRINPSSPPEISFGCPSTSTLPLPHTTQPHTTQTRAIPLDFPRFNGIDPVGWIFKAEHFFDYHGAADDQRLLISSLHMDGPALWWFQGVLRVTQFTTWPDFTQALESRFGISKFKDPQDTLPKPTQSALVADQQSRIEASENLSPPILSSHFISRPRSDILSEVLALQSSSMSQAVGLVHHQEEKFLEVSRPALRTGIPTVPQAPFLLSLALPPSTDTQSYPRIPKSLEVGRPVLQTSIHTIPRPPLPPFNSWITIQYPTSIEMHPYREKGLCYNDGEKFAAGHKCKPRQLFLLVYEDDALTTNLLGEDSSPGHRCKSRQLFLLLYEGDSPTMDLLDEDSSTYVEPFISVVLILYHAMSGHSSPSTLWLSQTIVGTPMQVQINGGSVDFVQGRAAQCLGLVIEPAPNINVLVGNSDCNSKGIERNLPEILRNDLQVPRQRRDVSQLTTHENGFCVGFKGSYVGRKAEKYFINNHSGFRVMYHKNLETASACMVGFEVAPISITHLVRDTKNIIKGKKMVFTHDVSFKLSEFKWATHWDTYLLMNDDQIHWFSVINFLMIFLFFYDIRTLCRDIANYNQLETKDEAQEETAGWELVHGNVFRPPVNSGLLCFYVGTWVQIFGMTLVPISFALLGFLSPLNRRRLKTTMVLLWVFMGLIAGYSAHWYKMFKGAKWKRNTLKATFIFHGILFSILFALNALIWGEQFFGALPFGTMFALAFLWLGISVPLVFVGNYLGFKSPAIKDPTEINKIPIEITKKAWYMKPAFSILIGGILPFGAMFVEICFILTSIWLNQFYYIFSPLQALDNVVKVACKLDLSAMAKSCLKQRDCEVRHVLVHWGGLPWKRLNGKTLRSSSSPHSNLEDKVLLEEDGNVTTQHDMEELMSNTIATTAPHLARRNMQTS; from the coding sequence ATGGCCGACGGAACTTGCTTCGGCCAACTGGAGTCTGTTAAGCTCCTCAACAAGACGACGGCAGCACACAACGAACGTCTAAACTCCCTTCGATCCACCATCACCGTCCAACAACAGTCCACCTTGCGCATCAACCCATCTTCCCCACCTGAAATTTCTTTCGGCTGCCCATCCACCTCTACCTTACCACTGCCACATACCACTCAGCCTCATACCACCCAAACTCGTGCGATTCCCCTTGATTTTCCCAGATTCAATGGCATTGATCCAGTCGGATGGATCTTCAAGGCCGAACACTTCTTCGATTACCATGGTGCCGCCGACGATCAACGCCTTCTAATTTCTTCTCTCCATATGGATGGCCCTGCCCTCTGGTGGTTTCAAGGGGTGCTTCGTGTCACTCAATTCACTACCTGGCCGGATTTCACTCAAGCTTTGGAGAGTCGCTTTGGGATTTCCAAGTTCAAGGATCCTCAGGACACTCTTCCCAAACCCACACAGTCGGCCTTAGTTGCAGACCAACAATCTCGAATTGAAGCTTCAGAAAACTTGTCTCCACCAATTTTAAGTAGTCATTTCATTTCTAGACCTCGATCCGACATCCTTAGTGAGGTATTGGCTCTCCAATCAAGTTCTATGTCTCAAGCAGTTGGTCTCGTCCATCACCAGGAAGAGAAATTCCTTGAGGTCAGTCGCCCTGCACTCCGAACTGGCATACCCACCGTACCTCAAGCACCATTTCTCCTTTCACTAGCACTTCCACCATCCACAGACACCCAATCTTATCCTCGGATCCCGAAATCCCTCGAAGTCGGTCGCCCTGTGCTCCAAACCAGCATACACACCATACCTCGACCACCACTTCCCCCTTTTAATTCATGGATCACGATCCAATATCCGACTTCAATAGAGATGCATCCCTATCGAGAGAAAGGCCTATGCTACAATGATGGTGAAAAATTCGCCGCTGGCCACAAATGTAAGCCTCGCCAACTATTTTTGCTTGTATACGAGGATGATGCCCTAACTACAAATTTGTTGGGTGAAGACTCCTCCCCTGGCCACAGATGTAAATCTCGCCAGCTATTTTTGCTTCTGTATGAGGGTGATTCCCCAACTATGGATCTATTGGATGAAGATTCATCAACATATGTCGAACCTTTCATTTCGGTCGTCTTGATTTTGTATCATGCCATGTCTGGCCACTCTTCCCCTTCGACCTTGTGGTTGTCACAGACTATCGTTGGAACTCCGATGCAAGTTCAGATCAATGGTGGCAGCGTCGACTTTGTCCAAGGCCGGGCCGCCCAATGCCTTGGTCTTGTTATTGAACCCGCTCCCAATATCAACGTTTTGGTTGGCAATAGTGATTGCAACAGCAAAGGGATTGAGAGAAACCTCCCAGAAATTTTAAGAAATGATCTTCAAGTGCCTCGTCAAAGAAGGGATGTAAGCCAGCTAACAACTCATGAAAATGGTTTTTGTGTTGGATTCAAGGGATCCTATGTTGGGAGAAAAGCTGAGAAATATTTTATCAATAATCACTCAGGCTTCAGAGTCATGTATCACAAGAACCTTGAGACTGCTTCTGCTTGCATGGTTGGCTTTGAGGTTGCTCCAATCAGCATCACTCATTTGGTAAGAGACaccaaaaatataattaaaggtAAGAAGATGGTATTTACACATGATGTTTCTTTCAAGCTTAGTGAATTCAAGTGGGCAACTCATTGGGACACCTATCTCCTTATGAATGATGATCAAATCCATTGGTTCTCCGTTATCAATTTTCTGATGATTTTCCTGTTCTTTTATGATATAAGAACTCTTTGTAGAGATATCGCCAACTATAATCAGTTGGAGACCAAGGATGAAGCCCAAGAGGAAACGGCAGGGTGGGAGCTTGTCCATGGAAATGTTTTCAGGCCCCCTGTCAATTCTGGTTTACTTTGTTTCTATGTTGGAACATGGGTCCAGATTTTTGGAATGACACTTGTTCCAATAAGTTTTGCATTACTGGGTTTCCTATCACCTTTAAACCGAAGGCGGCTTAAGACTACCATGGTTCTCTTGTGGGTTTTTATGGGTTTAATTGCAGGTTATTCAGCTCATTGGTACAAGATGTTCAAGGGagcaaaatggaagagaaatacTTTGAAAGCTACATTCATTTTTCATGGTATACTCTTTTCAATCTTGTTTGCGTTGAATGCACTCATATGGGGAGAGCAGTTTTTTGGTGCGTTGCCCTTTGGTACCATGTTTGCTCTTGCATTCTTATGGTTGGGTATATCAGTACCATTGGTTTTTGTGGGTAACTATTTGGGTTTCAAAAGCCCAGCTATTAAGGACCCAACGGAGATAAATAAGATCCCAATAGAGATAACAAAGAAGGCCTGGTACATGAAACCAGCCTTTTCTATTCTTATTGGAGGCATACTTCCCTTTGGAGCTATGTTTGTTGAAATCTGTTTCATCTTGACATCAATATGGTTGAACCAGTTCTACTACATCTTCAGTCCCTTGCAAGCCTTAGACAATGTGGTCAAGGTCGCGTGTAAACTAGACTTATCGGCCATGGCAAAAAGTTGCCTCAAGCAACGGGATTGCGAGGTAAGACATGTTCTAGTCCACTGGGGTGGTTTACCTTGGAAGAGGCTTAATGGGAAGACATTACGTTCTTCATCGTCGCCCCACTcgaaccttgaggacaaggttctTTTGGAAGAAGATGGCAATGTTACGACTCAGCATGACATGGAGGAGTTGATGAGTAACACTATTGCCACGACAGCACCCCACTTGGCAAGGAGAAACATGCAAACCTCATGA